The proteins below come from a single Rhodococcus sp. WMMA185 genomic window:
- a CDS encoding hydrogenase maturation nickel metallochaperone HypA/HybF gives MHELAITKNVVDVVCEHAAGRRVCSVRVEVGALTAVVAESMQFCFELVTEGTVADGARLDIDHRAGGAHCRECGGDFVLTDLVLLCPCGSADVEVTSGRELRILSMEVS, from the coding sequence ATGCACGAGTTGGCAATCACCAAGAATGTCGTCGACGTCGTCTGCGAGCATGCTGCAGGCCGGCGGGTCTGCAGTGTGCGCGTGGAGGTGGGTGCGCTCACAGCCGTGGTCGCCGAGTCGATGCAGTTCTGCTTCGAGCTGGTCACGGAGGGGACCGTTGCCGACGGCGCTCGACTGGACATCGACCACAGAGCGGGCGGCGCGCACTGCCGCGAGTGCGGTGGTGACTTCGTACTCACGGACCTGGTGCTGTTGTGCCCGTGTGGAAGTGCGGACGTGGAGGTCACGTCGGGCCGGGAATTACGGATCCTCTCGATGGAAGTGAGTTGA
- a CDS encoding ATP-binding protein, translating into MDAWSIRDFEPEDLEAVVRMDSSSTTTNQSPLFALSDVVGSLLNRHPAVVAVTDGRIIGTAVGRIDEDRAWVMRISLDPGWRRRGLGSALLSQLEHRLHAKGVRRVTALLPDGETGAAALTNSGFTARSGVTYYEKVGTVSPQSAEVLALLGGGVPPAGLWKQVAGMSREKSLIERKIVLPLSQPALAADHGVSPPRAVVLFGPPGTGKTTFARAIASRLGWPFVELFPSRLASNENGLAAGLGHAFASMDELEHVVVFIDEVEEVATRRRPGSPSVAVVNELLKSIVGFRERAGRLLVCATNSVRILDDAFLRHGRFDYVLPIGPPDAEARFALWERYLGNEQVDVSALVAATEGYTPADVAHAARTVAQATFERSVDSGGRCHADTQDYLNVIDEVRPTLTPDMVRAFDEDIVSHART; encoded by the coding sequence ATGGACGCCTGGAGCATCCGAGATTTCGAACCCGAAGATCTCGAGGCTGTCGTCCGCATGGACAGCAGCTCCACCACCACCAACCAGTCACCGTTGTTCGCACTCTCGGATGTGGTCGGCAGTCTGCTCAATCGCCACCCGGCCGTGGTCGCGGTGACGGACGGACGCATCATCGGGACCGCGGTCGGCCGTATCGACGAAGACCGCGCGTGGGTCATGCGCATCTCACTCGACCCCGGCTGGCGGAGGCGCGGACTCGGCAGCGCACTGTTGTCGCAACTCGAACACCGGCTGCACGCCAAGGGTGTGCGACGGGTGACCGCACTCCTGCCCGACGGCGAGACCGGTGCCGCGGCTCTGACCAACTCCGGCTTCACTGCGCGCTCAGGCGTCACCTACTACGAGAAGGTCGGAACGGTCTCCCCCCAATCCGCTGAGGTTCTAGCGCTGCTCGGCGGCGGCGTGCCACCCGCCGGTTTGTGGAAGCAGGTAGCCGGAATGTCCCGGGAGAAATCGCTCATCGAGCGCAAGATCGTGCTGCCGCTGTCGCAGCCTGCGCTGGCGGCCGATCACGGAGTGTCGCCGCCACGCGCAGTGGTGCTCTTCGGACCACCTGGCACGGGGAAGACAACCTTCGCGCGGGCCATCGCCAGTCGGCTGGGGTGGCCATTCGTCGAACTGTTCCCCTCGCGGCTGGCGTCGAACGAGAACGGTCTCGCCGCCGGTCTGGGGCACGCATTCGCGTCCATGGACGAACTCGAACACGTCGTCGTCTTCATCGACGAGGTCGAGGAAGTGGCAACCCGTCGACGTCCCGGATCGCCATCGGTCGCAGTGGTCAATGAACTACTGAAGTCGATCGTCGGCTTCCGGGAACGGGCCGGGAGACTTCTGGTATGCGCGACCAATTCCGTTCGCATACTCGATGATGCCTTCCTTCGGCACGGGCGATTCGACTACGTGCTCCCGATCGGACCGCCCGACGCCGAAGCCCGATTCGCTCTGTGGGAGCGCTATCTCGGCAACGAACAAGTGGATGTGTCGGCTCTCGTTGCCGCGACCGAGGGCTACACTCCTGCCGATGTTGCTCATGCTGCGCGGACTGTCGCGCAGGCGACGTTCGAACGCAGCGTCGACTCCGGGGGACGCTGCCACGCCGACACTCAGGACTACTTGAACGTGATCGACGAGGTGCGGCCCACCCTCACCCCGGACATGGTTCGGGCGTTCGACGAAGACATCGTCAGCCACGCACGCACCTGA
- the hypB gene encoding hydrogenase nickel incorporation protein HypB yields the protein MCATCGCGEDTGTRVTVPHEHEHEHEHEHEHDHTHEHPHETITLEQKVLAKNDLTAERNREWLASREVLALNVMSSPGSGKTTLLERTITDIGGERRVSVVEGDQETLLDANRIKATGCAVVQVNTGAGCHLDAEMMRDALAALDPVPNSLLFIENVGNLVCPALFDLGENGRVVVISVTEGTDKPLKYPHMFAAANLVIVNKADLLPYVDFDVDLFAKYARSVNPGLEMITLSATTGQGIQRWYEWISTR from the coding sequence ATGTGTGCCACCTGCGGCTGCGGAGAAGACACCGGCACCAGGGTCACCGTGCCCCATGAGCATGAGCATGAGCATGAGCATGAGCATGAGCACGACCACACGCACGAACATCCGCACGAGACAATAACGCTCGAACAGAAGGTGCTGGCGAAGAATGACCTCACGGCCGAGCGAAACCGCGAATGGCTGGCCAGCCGAGAGGTGCTCGCTCTCAACGTGATGAGTTCGCCGGGTTCCGGCAAGACGACGTTGTTGGAACGTACCATCACCGACATCGGTGGGGAACGACGCGTCTCGGTGGTCGAGGGGGACCAGGAGACGCTGCTGGATGCAAATCGGATCAAAGCTACGGGATGTGCTGTAGTACAGGTGAATACGGGAGCCGGATGTCATCTCGACGCGGAGATGATGCGGGATGCACTGGCAGCGCTCGATCCCGTACCGAATTCGTTGTTGTTCATCGAGAATGTAGGCAATCTCGTGTGCCCCGCCCTGTTCGACCTGGGTGAGAATGGCAGGGTCGTGGTGATCTCGGTTACGGAGGGCACCGACAAGCCGCTCAAGTATCCGCACATGTTCGCGGCGGCGAACCTCGTAATTGTGAACAAGGCAGATCTGTTGCCGTACGTGGACTTCGACGTCGACCTCTTCGCGAAGTACGCGCGGTCGGTGAACCCCGGATTGGAAATGATTACCCTGTCCGCGACGACAGGTCAGGGGATTCAGCGGTGGTACGAATGGATTTCGACACGATAG